Within the Nocardioides humi genome, the region GGCAGCGACGGCGACGAGTCTTCCTCGTCGCGTCGAAGTCTGAAGACCCCAGAGGTGTGCTGTTCGCCGACGAGGCCGGATCGCCACTCCAACGTGCCGGCCACTCGGCCTATGGCTTCTACTGGACCGAGGGCAATCGAGGGCTCGGCTGGGGTGACGGCGTCACGCCGACCCTGAAGGGGGGATCAAAGCTCGGGATCGCCTCACCCCCCGCTGTGTGGCGGGTCGGGGGGGAGGTCGGACAAGCCATTGCACGTCCGAGCATTCGCTCAGGTGAACGCCTTCAGGGCTTCCGCGCCGGCTGGACCGATCTCGGCGCCAGGGACGGCGTTCGATGGAAGATGGTGGGCAACGCTGTCTCAGTGCCGGTTGCGGCCTGGATCGGGCGAGGGATCGTCGACCCTCGACCGCTCGTCGACCTGCCTCGGCGTCAGTTGGACGTCGGGCGACGCTGGCCAAGCGCCGCGAGTTCAGCCGGCGGAGTCCGGGAGGAGTGGGCACTCTCCGAACGCCCGTTTGCCGCCCGGCCCCGGCAGACGCTCGGGGCCGTCCTCGACGAGTACGGGGCGGAACCTCTCAGCCTCAACGCGACCCGGGGCTTCACGAGCCGGTTGGTGGCGAGCAACCTGCGCCGGCGCCCGGACTTCGTCGAGGAGCTCCGCGCACACATCGAGCACATGTCGACGGCCTGATGCCCGAACCGCTCGACGATGTCGTACGCCGCCGGATGGAAAGTCAGGCGAGGCGCGACACCTCGGTTGAGCTCGAGATCAGGCGACGGCTTCACGCGTTCGGATACCGCTATCGGGTCGACTTCCGACTCGAGCCGTCGCTGCGTTGCCGCGGTGACATCGTCTTCACGCGGCGGAAGGTCGTCGTGTTCGTCGACGGGTGCTTCTGGCACGGCTGTCCGGATCACGCAACAGCGCCGAGGAACAACGCAGAGTGGTGGCGTGAGAAGCTCGCGGCCAATGTCGCACGGGACGAGCGGAACCGTCGGGCATTGGAAGCACTTGGTTGGGCGGTCATCCGCGTCTGGGAACACGAGGATCCCGACTCAGCCATCTCGCGGATCATCGATGTCCTCGGAGCTGCTCCGACAGGCGGCTGATGGCTCGCGGCAGTGCCGTCACGCCGTTGCCAGGAACGATGCGTAGCGCTCTTCGAGCCGGTCCTTGCTGGGACGGGCGGCTCGGGTGCGAGGCACGACTGCGAGGGAAGTGTCGTGTACCCCTTGGATGCCGCCCTTCAGCATCCAGCCGTCGACCTCCTCCAAGATGTCCTGACGAACGTGGAGGGTGAGATCCGGACGAATGCCGAGAATGGAGCTGTCGAATGCTGCGTGGTGGATCTTGCAGAGGCTGAGTCCGTTGGGGACAACCGGCTCACCGTGAGGTTGACCATCCGCGATGATGTGGGCGGCGTCGAGAAGTTCCGCGTGGCGGATTTTGCAAATCGCGCAGCGACCCTCGTAGGCCAGGAGAACCTGGCTGCGGAAGACACGCTGATGGAGCCGGCTCTTCGTGAGTCGCTCGACGTATCGGCGAGAGCCCTCGTCGACGACTCGCCCCGGAGTGACGAACCGCTGCCCCTCGTCGAGAGCAAGGGCGAACTCGAGATTGGTCGGGTCGTCGCCGACTACCCAGACCGGATAGATCGGCTCATACAGGCCAGGTGCAACTCCGACGAACCAGATCAAAGGAAGATTTTGATCGCGGGCGCGGCGCAGGGCGACGTTCTCGGGGTGTTGGGGATCGCTCCCGCGGTACTTGTAACGCTGTAGACCGTCTGCTCCGATCGCGTCGTTGTAGGGCGGGACTTGGTTTGGTGCGGTGAACGTTGTCCTGATCGCCAGAGCTGCGTTCATGCCAGCTGGCTTGCGGATGCCTCGCTGGCGATCCATCAAGGGGATCCGGGTGCCGTCAAACTCGAAGCCAGACAGCCAGGCGAAGTCGACTCTCGGCGTCGGCCGGTTGTCGAGCCAATCCATGGCAGCGAGTCGGATGGCTGCCTCCTCGCCGTAGGAACCACTCACAGTGGGTTTCTAGCACGGCTGAAGGACTCGGCTCTGAGGTACGAGCGCATTGCCCTTGCCGGACCAGGAGACCGGCGAGGGAAGGACGCGCCACCGTCATGTCGCCAGGTTCCAATCGACGGGCTGTTCTCCGTTAGCAGACAACCAGGCGTTGACCCTGCTGAACGGCCGTGATCCCTCGAATGGCGGATAACCGCCCGCTGGCCGAGAGACCGATTGCATTGACGGATGGCTTGACGAGAGGATCTTCACGTTCGGTCCGAGATGCTTGCCCAGGCGCTGAGCTGGGACACCCCAGAGGATGCTCGCGATGGGTCGGCTCGCTGCGTCGGCGGCGATCGCACGTGCCGTCGCGACGATCAGGGGCCGCCACCATCCGAGGTGGGTTCGCGGCCGGGCTTCCGTGCCCCCGGGCAAGGTCAACGCACGATTCAGCAGCATCACGCCTGCGTCCGTCCACGGCGTGAGGTCACCGTCATCGCCGACCGTGAACCCGTCTGCTGCGAGCTCTGCGTAGATGTTGATGAGTGAGCCGGGGATCGGTCCACCCGGTCCCGTGGAGAAGGAGAGTCCGACTGCGTGCTGGGTATTGGGGTAAGGGTCCTTGCCGACGAGAAGTACACGAACGTCGGCCAGTGGTATCTCGAACGCCCGCCAGATTCGGTCGGGGGCCGGCAGGGTCGGACTTGCATTCGCTACCTTCGTCAGGCAGGCGTCGACCTTGTCGTCGATCTTGGAATCGGCCGCGCGCAGCGCATCTATCCAGTCGTCGGCGATCCGATAGTCCTGGGCGAGCTGGTCCAGCTGCTTCACCGGATCAGGCTATGGCAGCTCCGGAATCGGAGCCGAACGACGGCGTGAAATGGTTCCACGTGGCAACCTCGTCAGGTTCAACCGCGGGAGTATCAGCCGGGTCATCCACTCCTTTCGACAGCATCCAACGATCTTGCGCCACCTTTGCTGTGACGACCGTTGACGAGCCTGAAAATCCGTACCCCATCAGGCGATCGAAGTCTCCCAACCCGGCGGCACGCATGCTACGAAGGTCCGTAGAAGGTCCGTCCCCCGGGGACGGACCAGCGTCATTTCAGGGGTCTTTGACGAGACGTGACGGGCGGTGACGGCCACAGCATGCACGGTGGAGTGAAGTTCTACCGCGGGTCCGCAGCCGCCGCGCGCTCCTACGTCGAGGCCGACCACTCGCGCGCCGACGACTACTACCTCGCCGAAGGCAGCGGCGTCGCCGAGCACTACGCCGTCACCGTCGGCGCCGATGGCGTGCACAGCGAACGACGTCCCGACCTCGACGGTGCGAGCTACGAACGCTGGGTCGCCGGGTACGACGTCGCCACCGGCCACGCGAAGGGTCGACTGCGCAACGACGACCACGCCCTCCGCTTCGTCGAGGTCGTCGTCAACGGACCCAAGACCTGGTCGCTCGCCGCCGCGCTCCACCCCGACATCGCCGACGCCTACGAGGACGCGCAGACGCGCGCGGCCGGCGAGGTCATCAGCTGGGTCGCGCAGCACGCGACGACGCGTGTCGGACCACGCGGCCGACAGGTCCAGGTGCCGGTCAAAAAGATCGAGGCCGCGCTCGTCCGGCACTACACCTCCCGCGCCGGCGACCCGCACCGACACCTCCACCTCCAGATCAACGCCCGCGTCTTCGCGCGTGGCGCGTGGCGGGGCCTCCACTCCGTCGGCGTCGTCGACTCCATCGAGGCCCTCAACGGCATCGGCCACGCCGCTGTCATGTGCGACCCGCAGTTCCGCGCGGCACTCGCCGCCCGCGGTTACACGCTGGGCGACGACGGAGAGATCAACGAGCTCGCGCCGTACGTCGGTCGCTTCAGCCACCGCGCGTCGCAGATCGCGCGCAACGTCGACCGCTACGAGGCCGAGTGGCGAGCCGAACGTCGCGGTGAGGAACCGGGTCCGAAGCTGCGACGGTCCTGGGATCGGCGTGCGTGGGCCGACGCCCGGCCGGACAAGGTCGTCCCGGCGAGTGGCGCCGATCTGGTCAACCGATGGAACGAGGAGCTGCACGACCTCGGTTTCCGGCCCCCGGTCGAACCGGCCCAGATGAGTGCGACCGCCATCGGCCGGCTGCGACGCGACGCCGCCGTCGACCTCGTCGTCACCAGACTCGGAGCGCGGCGGTCCTCATGGAATGCAGCTGACATCCGGGGCGAGGTCGAGAAGCTCATCGCCGCGGTCGGCATCGTTGCCGACCGCGGTGCGCGCACGGAGCTTGCCGAGGGCCTCACTGTGCGAGCGGTCGCTGCGTGCCGACCGCTACGTGAACGCGCCGACGTCCCCGGGCACATCCGGAATCTCACTTCCGGTCGTGTGCTCGACGTCGAGGCCAAGCTGATCGACGTCATGGCAGCGCGCGCAGCAGCCGGTCCGACGAGAAGCCCGCGTCGGAGGAACCGACCATCTCGGCGCCGCGCAGCGGGACGTCGTGGCTGCTCTGGCCGGCGACGCAGGCGTACTCGTTATCGAAGGCCCGGCCGGCACCGGCAAGACCACCACCCTCGCCGCCGCACGCCGTGCCCTCGACGGGCAGGACCGACGACTCGTCGTTGTCACGCCGACCCTGAAGGCCGCGCAGGCCGCGCAGCAGCAGGTCGGCGCCGATGCGTTCTCCGCCGCCTGGCTCATCCACCAACATGGCTTTCGATGGGACGAGGACGGTCATTGGTCACGTGTCGACGCCGACCCCGATCGCCGCGCGCGACTGCTGCCCGGCGACGTACTGCTCGTCGACGAAGCCGGGATGCTCGACCAGGACACCGCCCGCGCCCTGTTCGCGATCGCGGACCGAGCGCACGCGACCGTCGCGCTCCTCGGCGACCGCCACCAACTGCCCGCCGTCGGCCGCGGCGGCGTGCTCGACCTCGCCGCACGGTGGGCACCACCCGAAGCTCACCTTGAACTCGAGTCGGTGCATCGCTTCGCCGACGAGAGGTACGCCGATCTCAGCCTCCTCATGCGCACAGGGGAACGGTCCGGTGAGGTCTTCGACGCCCTCCTCGCCCGCGGCGAAGTCGTCGTCCACTCCACCGAGCTCGAACGCACAGCCGAAGTTGCAGCACTCGGCGACGACCTCATCATCGCGGACACCCGCGAACAGGTCGCAGCCATCAACGCCATGATCAGGGACCGCCGCCAGGTCGCTGGTGAGCGGACTGGTGAGCACAGCGGTGAGCCGATCACTCGCCGTGGTGAGCGGATCGGCCTCGGCGACCGCGTAGCCACCCGCCGCAACGATCGCGACCTCGGCGTCGCCAATCGCGACGTCTGGACCGTCGTCGGTACCGGTGACGACGGCAGCCTGGTCGTCGCCGGCCGCGCCGGCCAACGGGTGCTGCCCAGGGACTACGTCAGCGACCACATCGAGCTGGCCTTCGCATCCACTGCATACGGCGCCCAGGGCGAGACCGTCAACTCCGCACACCTGATCGTCGGCGAGAGCACCGGCGCGGCATCGGCGTACGTCGGCATGACCCGAGGCCGCCACCACAACGTCGCGCACCTGGTCGCCGACTCCGTCGAGGACGCGCGCCGGCAATGGATCGACGTCTTCAACCGCGACCGCGCCGACCTCGGACCCGGCCACGCCGCGACCCGCGTCGACGAGGCCATCGACCGCTACGGCTCCCAGGCAGCGCCGAGCAGCGCGGCTCACCAAGCCGCGGCCCTGGCCGCGAGTCAGCGCCGCACGGAGCACCAGCCGCCGTACACGAGCCGCCCGCCCGGACCCGGCGTCCGCCGCTGACCAATTCGTCCGCCAGTGATCGCTGCGGACCTCGTCCAGCACATAGGTGACTGGAAGAGACCGCAGATGTCCGATCCAAGGCGGTCGCGGTTGCTTCTCCCGACGTGAGCGCCAACCGGGTGCTCACGACACCAAGGAGATCGAGATGACGATCAAACCGCTGGGCGTCCCCGACGAATGGGACGACAACCACATCCTCATGTTCGAGGAGTTCTGCGCGTTCATCCGTACGCCGCAACGCACCGTCCGCGAGTGGCGCCGCCTCAAGCGCGGCCCGCGCTGGTGGCGCTTCAACGGCAACGGCCGCCTCTACACGACCGTCGCCGAGCTGCGCCGCTTCCTCAAGGCCGGTGAGTGAGATGGCCGCGACCGTCGGACCCACCGACGAGCGACCCCGGTGGCTGAGCATCACCGGCGCCGCTCTCTGGGTGAGCCTCTCGGCCAAGACCATTCGCCGCAAGATCGCCGCCGGCGAGCTGCGCGCCTACCGCTGCGGCAAGACCATCCGAATCAAGACCGACGACCTGGAGGCGATGATGCGGCCGGTGCCATCGGCGAAGGACTGGTGAGCGTCGGCGGAAACCGGTCGCCCGCGCGCCGAGGGTTTGTGATCCTGATTCCTCCACGCGACCTGGTTGGAGGAAGGACATGAGCACCGTCGCGCTCGCGGGCGACTGGCACGGCAACACCCGCTGGGCACTCGCGCGCATCGCCGACGTCGCCGAGCGCGGTGTCGCGCTGATCCTTCACCTGGGCGACTTCGGCATCTGGCCAGGCACCTCGGGGCGGACGTACCTCGACCGGCTGGAAGACGCCTGCACCGAGCACGGCGTCGGCATCTGGGTGACGCCCGGAAACCACGAGGACTGGGGACGTCTCACTCGCCTGTGGGCCGACTCCGCTCACGCCGGCCAGCCGCTCCACCTCACCAAGCACATCGCCGTGCTTCCGCGCGGCTACCGCTTCGAGCTGGAGGGCCGCACCTTCGTCTCCCTCGGCGGTGCGCCCTCGGTCGACCTGGCCAAACCGGAGCCGCGGCGTCGACTGGTGGCCCGAGGAGATGATCACGCCGGAGGACGTCAAGGCTGTCGTCGCCGGCGGGTACGCCGACGTCATGCTCGCCCACGACGCCCCGCTCGCGCCCTACGAGGTCGACCGCGTTGCCTACATCCGCACTAACAACGAATGGGGCTGGCCCGATCGCGCACTGGCCTACGCGCGCGTCGGAGCCGAGCGGATGCACGACGCCTTCCTCGGCGTCGCGCCCCGACTCTTCGCGCACGGCCATTACCACGTCTCCGGCGAGACGACGGTCGAGCTGCCTGGGCGCGACTACGACACTCGGATTTGGTCGCTCAACTGCGACGGGGTCGGCGGCAACGTCCGATTCCTCGACCTCACCACGCTCAGCGAGTCAGGGTAGTCGTCACGTGGACGTCCCCGATCCGACCCAGTCAGGTCTGCCAGGTCGTCGATCGCCGGGCGATGTCGTAGACAGCATCGACCTCGCGCGGCGACAAACGATGCGGCTGGGACAACAGATGGTGGCTGATCCGACGGCGGGTCACGACGACGACAGCGCCGTCCTCGGGTTAAGCGCGGATCTTGAAGCCCTTCCGGGCTCCCATCACCGCGATCACACCGGCTGCGGTCACCGGGAAGCCGGCATGTTCGGTAAGGAGTCGCGCGGCCCGTCGCGCCTCGTGCCGGCTGTTGCGGATGTACGGCACTCGCTGCCCGTTGACCATGAACGTGTCACCACCCACCCAGATCGATGCGTTCGGATGGTGCTTCGCGTTGACGGTGAAGACGCCGGGCGGGCCGACCACGACATGGTCGATGTCAGAGCCGCGCTCGCCCACGCGTACGGCGTGCAGGACCCGCCACGCCGGTCCGAGGGCCAGGAGCTGGGCGGCGACGGCTTCCTCGCCGTCGGCACCGATCCGCCACGCGCGTTCCTCGGTGCGGGCGCCGACGAGCCGTGAGAGCACATGCTTGAACGTGCCTTGTGCCTCGCGCTCCGCCATCGCGCGCTCCCGTGCAGCGGCTCCTGCACGGTTCGCACTGAGGTCGTGCCATGCGGGCGGCGAAGGGGCAGCGGGCATCGTTGGGGCTGGGTGTGGAGGGTTCGGCGGCGTGGTGGGTGGCTCGGATGGCGCCGGTTCCGGGGGCGCAGTCGGTGCTCGCGACGCCTGGTGTTCAGTGATTGCCTGCTGCGGTAGTGGCAGGTTCGACGGATCATCGGAGTGGTAGCGACACGTCTTCACGTCGTAGTACCCAAGTGCCGTCCCGCCCGGCGTCACGGCGTACAGCCGCTCGTGGCCGTATCTGGCCCACCGTCGCACGATCCAGTCGGTCACCAGTGCCTCCCTGCTCATGACGGAGAGTGCTACCAAGAGCGCGAGAGCGGAGCGGAATCGCCGACACCGACGTTGCTCGAGCACCTACTCCGTCACTTGCAGGTTCCGGGAAACCTAGTTCTCCCACTAGGATTACTGCAATCCCTTGCTAACAACTAGGAATAACGCAATGGCTCGCATCAGCGTCCCCGAAGCTGCAGCACGACTCGGCGTGGTTGCGCAGCGCGTACGCCAGCGGATCCAGGACGGCTCGTTGCCTGCCGAGCGCGTGGGCGGGCGATGGATCATCGATGAGAAGGACTTGGCTCGGGTCTCCGACTACAACGCCCCCGGCCGCCCCCTGTCCGAGCGCTCCGCATGGGCGCTGGTCGCCGCGGCAGAGGACAACGCCGTCCTCTTGCACTCGCTCTCGGCCCCCGACCGATCCCGGGCACGCGCCCGCCTCCGCAAACTGGCCGCCGCGCACGACGACTCCCACGAAAGCCTCCGCCTGCTGTCGGTGTTCATGCGCAACCGGGCGGCGCGACGCTGCTATCTGGTCGCCCAGCGCGACCTCAAGGACCTGCGCAACGACCCACGCATCCAACTCTCCGGGCTGTCGCACCCCGAGTCCGGCCTCGCGTCTGGTGACGTCGGCGAGGGCTACCTGTCTGTTGATGACCTCGACGACGTTATGCAGGACTACCTGCTGCGCGACGTGGACCGCGACCGTGCCAACATCTTCCTCCATGTCGTCTCGCCCGACATCGAGGAGAGCCTGCCGCTCCTCGGCCACGCCTGGAACAACCTGCTGATGGCAGCCGACCTCTCCGAGCACGACGGACCACGCGAACGTCACCGAGCCATGGAGCTGCTCGACGACCTGGCGCAACAGGCTCAGGCAATGCAGGCGCGTCAGGCCCGAAGCGAAGGGCGGAACAAGTGAGCGGCCCGGTCGTGCTACCTGCCATGACTGAGGCGCACGCTGCCTCCTGGCACGCGATGATGGATCTGTACACGAAGGTCCCGAGCACTGGACGCTCGTTGGTGGACAACTCGTGCACCTGCACTGCGCTGAACTCGGCTCCTACACCGCCCGCCCCACCACCGATGCTGACGCTGTGGTGAACATCCGCGCCGACCAACGGATGCTCACCCGCTTCACTGCGGCCCTCGCCGAACTCGGCTTCACCCCCGAAACGAGCGGCGATGGCCACCAGCATCGGTGGCTCAACGGTCTCGCCCAGGTGGACGTCCTCCTCCCCGAAGGTATCGGTGCGCGCGCCGCGAAGCTGCATGGCGTCGGAGGAGCACCAACGGTCTCATCCCCGGCACGACCCAGGCCCTCACGCGCACGGAAACGATCGAGGTCATCGTCGAAGGCCGCGCCGGCACCATCCTCCGGCCCAACCTCGTCGGCGCCCTCGTCGGCAAGGCCGCCGCCCGCGTCGAGCTCGGCGGTGGCAGGGCGGCGTCTCGTCACTGTGTCGACTTCGTCGTCTTGGCCTCGCTGCTCACCGCCCGTGATCTGCGCGAGTCGCCGCTCGACAGGAAGGACCGCCAGCGCCTGAGCAGGATGATCCCGCTATGCCGCAAGGACGGGCCCGCCATGCTCGTCGAGGACGCAGACGAACACCTCGGCCGCCTCCAGCGCGCGATCGACCGGTGACCGCGCGGGGCTCGAAATCATCGCGGCATTGTGAAACTCGGCGACTCGGCCGACGACCCGCCGACGGGATAGGCCACGAGTGCTTGACTGTCCGCCGTGGCTGAACAGACCGACGTCCAGCACTTGGTGAAGCAGTTGATGGCAGGCGCCATCCCGGCGGAGGGCAAGGCGCTCCTCGACGCGCTGACGAGCGGCCAGGTCACCAGCATCTTCGAGAACCTCGAGCGCGACGAACGGCCGGATCTCCTCCCGGTGCCGGAGCGGCCACGTGGGTTCCGGGTCCGGCTCGACCTGCACGGCGCCAAGCCCATCGGTGGACCCGGGCTTAACCGAGAAGCTCAGCCAAGTCGTGGTGGAATCCCCGTCCCCTGGGTTGCGAGCCCAGGGCGTCTGGCGAGGTAGTCCCGCCCGTTAGGGTCACTGTCGGCGGAG harbors:
- a CDS encoding DNA cytosine methyltransferase; the protein is MRSVGLFAGIGGFELGLQRAGIDTEMLCEYWEPASAVLKKRFDTEVVGDICELRSIPKVDVVTAGFPCTDLSQVGRTAGIDGSESGLVREAFRLIEGAPPTWVVLENVPNMLNLWGGTAMTFIADWFEERGWNWAYRTVDSQHFGLRQRRRRVFLVASKSEDPRGVLFADEAGSPLQRAGHSAYGFYWTEGNRGLGWGDGVTPTLKGGSKLGIASPPAVWRVGGEVGQAIARPSIRSGERLQGFRAGWTDLGARDGVRWKMVGNAVSVPVAAWIGRGIVDPRPLVDLPRRQLDVGRRWPSAASSAGGVREEWALSERPFAARPRQTLGAVLDEYGAEPLSLNATRGFTSRLVASNLRRRPDFVEELRAHIEHMSTA
- a CDS encoding very short patch repair endonuclease — its product is MPEPLDDVVRRRMESQARRDTSVELEIRRRLHAFGYRYRVDFRLEPSLRCRGDIVFTRRKVVVFVDGCFWHGCPDHATAPRNNAEWWREKLAANVARDERNRRALEALGWAVIRVWEHEDPDSAISRIIDVLGAAPTGG
- a CDS encoding HNH endonuclease, whose translation is MDWLDNRPTPRVDFAWLSGFEFDGTRIPLMDRQRGIRKPAGMNAALAIRTTFTAPNQVPPYNDAIGADGLQRYKYRGSDPQHPENVALRRARDQNLPLIWFVGVAPGLYEPIYPVWVVGDDPTNLEFALALDEGQRFVTPGRVVDEGSRRYVERLTKSRLHQRVFRSQVLLAYEGRCAICKIRHAELLDAAHIIADGQPHGEPVVPNGLSLCKIHHAAFDSSILGIRPDLTLHVRQDILEEVDGWMLKGGIQGVHDTSLAVVPRTRAARPSKDRLEERYASFLATA
- a CDS encoding uracil-DNA glycosylase — translated: MKQLDQLAQDYRIADDWIDALRAADSKIDDKVDACLTKVANASPTLPAPDRIWRAFEIPLADVRVLLVGKDPYPNTQHAVGLSFSTGPGGPIPGSLINIYAELAADGFTVGDDGDLTPWTDAGVMLLNRALTLPGGTEARPRTHLGWWRPLIVATARAIAADAASRPIASILWGVPAQRLGKHLGPNVKILSSSHPSMQSVSRPAGGYPPFEGSRPFSRVNAWLSANGEQPVDWNLAT
- a CDS encoding DNA-binding protein codes for the protein MTIKPLGVPDEWDDNHILMFEEFCAFIRTPQRTVREWRRLKRGPRWWRFNGNGRLYTTVAELRRFLKAGE
- a CDS encoding helix-turn-helix domain-containing protein; its protein translation is MAATVGPTDERPRWLSITGAALWVSLSAKTIRRKIAAGELRAYRCGKTIRIKTDDLEAMMRPVPSAKDW
- a CDS encoding metallophosphoesterase, which encodes MSTVALAGDWHGNTRWALARIADVAERGVALILHLGDFGIWPGTSGRTYLDRLEDACTEHGVGIWVTPGNHEDWGRLTRLWADSAHAGQPLHLTKHIAVLPRGYRFELEGRTFVSLGGAPSVDLAKPEPRRRLVARGDDHAGGRQGCRRRRVRRRHARPRRPARALRGRPRCLHPH
- a CDS encoding nuclease-related domain-containing protein, yielding MAEREAQGTFKHVLSRLVGARTEERAWRIGADGEEAVAAQLLALGPAWRVLHAVRVGERGSDIDHVVVGPPGVFTVNAKHHPNASIWVGGDTFMVNGQRVPYIRNSRHEARRAARLLTEHAGFPVTAAGVIAVMGARKGFKIRA
- a CDS encoding helix-turn-helix domain-containing protein encodes the protein MARISVPEAAARLGVVAQRVRQRIQDGSLPAERVGGRWIIDEKDLARVSDYNAPGRPLSERSAWALVAAAEDNAVLLHSLSAPDRSRARARLRKLAAAHDDSHESLRLLSVFMRNRAARRCYLVAQRDLKDLRNDPRIQLSGLSHPESGLASGDVGEGYLSVDDLDDVMQDYLLRDVDRDRANIFLHVVSPDIEESLPLLGHAWNNLLMAADLSEHDGPRERHRAMELLDDLAQQAQAMQARQARSEGRNK